One part of the Denticeps clupeoides chromosome 8, fDenClu1.1, whole genome shotgun sequence genome encodes these proteins:
- the fignl1 gene encoding fidgetin-like protein 1 has translation MSAAHLDEWQRRSFDILSGTCTPEQKADSYRAHILSIQYAWASGEISQATAASLLRTYSEQYAAVMDTDDPCAGLNNYAESALHLARNQRNHSDKWESSLTAESVLRLPCVQQFMQAGTGTGAGTSLVAPADVNISVGREVGGNVGRYNTPFAQASRGRVEVPPPNPAVPPTRTDGESVVSVGERPRGLDGISTSAPAPYRPSSPLSRAQTGVTPIFGHHSNANESAYQQPNSASEIGPQSHQSTSVTSSNPFIRKNVPGSGVYSNRSGFSAPGVQEPRSSGRRGDGSITNNFKTAREQLIVDQQKKNSHPNQRPQSAACGGTTKKSLGAKRTRGAFSKFVSPIPRQEEEGGPASDAAQESLPVDERLKNFDPKIIDLIMSEIMDHGPPVAWDDIAGLEFAKTTIKEIVVWPMLRPDIFTGLRGPPKGILLFGPPGTGKTLIGKCIACQSGATFFSISASSLTSKWVGEGEKMVRALFAIARCYQPAVIFIDEIDSLLSQRTDGEHDSSRRIKTEFLVQLDGAATSADDRILVVGATNRPQEIDEAARRRLAKRLYIPLPEAEARQQIVASLMSREKSQLGAEELQSVVSRTEGFSGADMTQLCREAALGPIRSIRFSDMATITADEVRPIVHVDFEEALKTVRPSVSTKDLEIYEDWNKTFGCGR, from the coding sequence ATGAGTGCTGCACACCTGGACGAGTGGCAGAGGAGGTCCTTTGACATTTTGTCTGGCACCTGTACACCTGAACAGAAGGCGGACTCCTATCGGGCGCACATCCTGTCCATTCAGTATGCATGGGCGAGTGGGGAGATCTCGCAGGCCACCGCCGCCAGCCTGCTCAGGACGTACTCGGAACAGTACGCTGCAGTCATGGACACGGACGACCCGTGCGCCGGGCTCAACAACTATGCCGAGAGCGCGCTGCACTTGGCGCGCAATCAGAGAAACCACAGCGACAAGTGGGAGTCGTCCCTGACGGCGGAGAGCGTGCTTCGCTTGCCGTGTGTGCAGCAGTTTATGCAAGCTGGGACAGGGACAGGGGCAGGGACGTCCCTTGTGGCACCAGCAGATGTTAACATCAGTGTTGGCCGGGAGGTCGGTGGGAATGTGGGCAGGTACAATACCCCATTTGCTCAGGCCTCCAGAGGAAGAGTAGAGGTCCCACCCCCCAACCCAGCAGTGCCTCCAACCAGAACTGATGGAGAGAGCGTAGTTAGTGTGGGTGAGAGGCCAAGAGGCCTGGATGGCATCTCAACCAGTGCACCGGCCCCTTACCGTCCCAGCTCCCCCCTGTCCAGAGCTCAGACTGGGGTCACACCAATCTTTGGCCATCATTCTAACGCTAATGAAAGTGCTTATCAGCAGCCAAACTCTGCAAGTGAGATTGGACCACAGAGTCACCAGTCCACGTCCGTCACTTCTTCCAATCCCTTTATAAGAAAAAACGTCCCTGGTTCTGGTGTTTACAGCAACAGATCTGGCTTCTCTGCTCCTGGGGTGCAAGAACCCCGAAGCAGTGGTAGGAGGGGTGACGGCAGCATAACGAACAACTTTAAAACAGCACGGGAGCAGCTCATTGTTGATCAGCAGAAAAAGAACTCCCACCCAAACCAACGACCTCAGTCAGCTGCGTGCGGAGGCACCACCAAGAAATCTCTTGGGGCCAAGCGCACCAGGGGGGCCTTTTCCAAATTCGTGTCACCCATACCAAGGCAAGAAGAGGAGGGCGGACCAGCTAGCGACGCCGCCCAGGAATCCCTGCCGGTTGATGAGCGTCTGAAGAACTTTGATCCGAAGATCATTGACCTGATCATGAGCGAGATCATGGACCACGGGCCCCCTGTCGCATGGGATGACATAGCAGGCCTGGAGTTTGCAAAAACTACAATTAAGGAGATTGTGGTGTGGCCTATGCTACGCCCTGACATTTTTACTGGCCTACGGGGGCCACCTAAGGGCATCCTGCTTTTTGGTCCCCCGGGAACAGGCAAGACGCTGATCGGAAAATGCATCGCCTGCCAATCCGGTGCCACGTTCTTCAGCATCAGCGCCTCCTCGCTCACTTCCAAGTGGGTGGGTGAAGGGGAGAAGATGGTACGGGCGCTATTCGCCATCGCTCGCTGCTACCAGCCAGCTGTCATCTTCATTGATGAGATTGACTCGCTGCTCTCCCAGCGCACAGATGGGGAGCACGATTCCTCGCGCCGGATCAAAACCGAGTTCCTGGTGCAGCTGGACGGGGCAGCCACCTCGGCAGATGACCGCATCCTGGTGGTTGGAGCCACTAACAGGCCCCAGGAGATCGATGAAGCTGCCCGCCGACGGCTCGCCAAGCGCCTCTACATTCCCTTGCCCGAGGCGGAGGCCCGGCAGCAGATTGTGGCCAGCCTCATGTCCCGGGAGAAGAGCCAGCTCGGTGCGGAGGAGCTGCAGAGCGTCGTCTCCAGGACGGAGGGCTTTTCTGGAGCGGACATGACACAGTTGTGCCGCGAGGCTGCGCTGGGGCCCATTCGGAGCATCCGGTTCAGCGACATGGCCACCATCACGGCTGATGAGGTGCGGCCCATCGTCCACGTTGACTTCGAAGAGGCCCTCAAAACTGTCCGGCCCAGCGTCTCCACCAAAGACCTGGAGATTTATGAGGACTGGAATAAGACTTTCGGCTGTGGCCGCTGA
- the ttl gene encoding tubulin--tyrosine ligase, which produces MSMPMYTFVARDDTSTVYAEVSKMLLATGKWKRLKRDNPRFNLMLGERNRLPFGRLGHEPGLMQLVNYYRGADKLCRKASLVKLIKTSPELADSCSWFPESYIIYPTNLNTPVAPAANGISHMKSNPKTDEREVFLASYQARKEGGEGTVWIAKSSAGAKGAGILISHDANQLLEFIDNQGQVHVIQKYLERPLLLEPGHRKFDIRSWVLVDHQYNIYLYREGVLRTSSEPYNSTDLQDMTSHLTNHCIQKEHSQNYGRYEEGNEMFFDEFRQYLLSTHNVSLESTILPQIKQIIRSCLTSIEPAISTKHLSYQSFQLFGFDFMVDESFKVWLIEINGAPACAQKLYPELCQGIVDVAISTVFSLTADPVSASPPFSTSPSLSSNNCSSPKIRAPHLFGPFIKL; this is translated from the exons ATGAGCATGCCGATGTACACGTTCGTCGCTCGGGACGACACCAGCACCGTGTACGCCGAAGTTTCCAAAATGCTCCTGGCCACCGGCAAATGGAAGAGGCTGAAGAGGGATAATCCTCGATTCAATTTAATGCTGGGGGAGCGGAACAGACTTCCGTTCGGCCGACTAG GTCATGAACCAGGTTTGATGCAGCTGGTGAATTACTACAGAGGAGCGGATAAGCTTTGTCGCAAAGCATCCCTTGTCAA GTTAATAAAGACTAGCCCAGAGCTGGCAGACTCTTGCAGCTGGTTCCCGGAGTCGTATATTATTTACCCAACCAACCTCAATACCCCCGTTGCCCCAGCCGCGAATGGAATCAGCCACATGAAGAGTAATCCAAAAACAGATGAGCGTGAGGTTTTCTTAGCCTCATACCAAGCCAGAAAAGAAGGCGGGGAGGGGACCGTCTGGATTGCCAAGTCATCTGCTGGAGCAAAAG GTGCTGGGATTTTGATTTCTCATGATGCAAACCAGTTACTGGAGTTCATCGATAATCAGGGGCAGGTCCACGTCATTCAGAAGTACCTTGAGAGGCCTCTGCTTTTGGAGCCGGGTCATCGCAAATTTGACATCAG gaGCTGGGTGCTTGTAGACCACCAGTACAACATCTACCTTTACAGGGAGGGCGTGCTTAGGACTTCTTCTGAACCCTACAACAGCACTGACCTCCAGGACATGACCAGCCACCTGACCAACCACTGCATCCAGAAGGAGCATTCTCAGAATTATGGCCGCTACGAGGAGGGCAATGAGATGTTCTTTGATGAGTTTAGGCAGTATCTTCTGAGCACTCACAATGTGTCACTTGAGTCGACTATTTTACCTCAAATCAAACAAATCATAAG GAGCTGTCTGACATCCATTGAACCGGCAATCAGCACTAAGCACCTATCCTATCAGAGCTTCCAGCTCTTTGGCTTTGACTTTATGGTGGATGAGAGCTTCAAAGTGTGGCTTATAGAGATCAATGGAGCCCCAGCTTGTGCTCA GAAATTATATCCGGAGCTTTGCCAAGGAATCGTGGATGTTGCCATCTCCACCGTCTTCTCTTTGACTGCAGACCCTGTCTCTGCCTCACCACCCTTCTCTACCTCTCCATCCCTTTCATCTAACAATTGTTCCTCTCCCAAAATAAGAGCACCCCATCTGTTTGGTCCATTCATCAAATTGTAA